Proteins from a genomic interval of Arvicola amphibius chromosome 14, mArvAmp1.2, whole genome shotgun sequence:
- the Slc27a3 gene encoding solute carrier family 27 member 3 isoform X2, with protein MAALLLLLPLLLLLPLLLKLDLWPQLRWLPADLAFTVRALRCKRALRDRALTAAAADPESPEGGCSLAWRLAHLARERPTHTFLIHGARRFSYADAERESNRAARAFLRARGWAGGRGDSGTRSTEEGAGAAPAAGDRETRGGTTAPPLAPGATVALLLPAGPEFLWLWFGLAKAGMRTAFVPTALRRGPLLHCLRSCHASALVLASEFLESLEPDLPALRAMGLHLWATGPEAHLAGISNLLSEAAAQVDEPVPGYLSAPQSIMDTCLYIFTSGTTGLPKAARISHLKVLQCQGFYQLCGAHQEDVIYLALPLYHMSGSLLGIVGCLGIGATVVLKPRFSASQFWEDCQKHGVTVFQYIGELCRYLVNQPPSQAEHGHKVRLAVGSGLRPDTWERFVRRFGPLQILETYGMTEGNVATFNYTGQQGAVGRASWLYKHLFPFSVIRYDVLTGEPVRNAQGRCMATAPDTFRWKGENVATTEVAKVLEALDFLQEVNVYGVSVPGHEGRAGMAALALRPPQALDLVQLYAHVSENLPPYARPRFLRLQESLATTETFKQQKVRMANEGFDPSVLPDPLYVLDQEVGAYLPLTPARYNALLSGDLRI; from the exons ATGGCGGCCCTCCTGTTGCTGCTGCCCCTACtcttgctgctgcctctgctgctgaaGTTGGACCTCTGGCCTCAGTTGCGCTGGCTGCCGGCCGACCTGGCCTTCACAGTGCGCGCCCTCCGCTGCAAAAGGGCCCTTCGAGATCGTGCGCTGACCGCAGCGGCCGCAGACCCAGAGAGCCCCGAGGGCGGCTGCAGCTTGGCCTGGCGCCTCGCGCACCTGGCCCGGGAGCGCCCGACGCACACCTTCCTCATTCACGGAGCTCGGCGCTTCAGCTACGCGGACGCCGAGCGTGAGAGCAACCGGGCTGCTCGCGCCTTCCTGCGCGCACGCGGCTGGGCCGGGGGCCGCGGCGACTCGGGCACCCGCAGCACCGAGGAAGGCGCAGGCGCGGCGCCTGCGGCCGGAGACCGGGAGACTAGAGGAGGGACGACCGCACCCCCTCTGGCACCCGGGGCGACTGTGGCGCTGCTCCTCCCGGCGGGCCCGGAATTCCTATGGCTTTGGTTCGGACTGGCCAAAGCCGGCATGCGCACGGCCTTCGTGCCCACCGCCCTCCGCCGAGGGCCCCTGCTGCATTGCCTCCGCAGCTGCCATGCGAGCGCGCTCGTGCTGGCCTCAG AGTTCCTGGAGTCCCTGGAGCCCGATCTGCCCGCCCTGAGAGCCATGGGGCTCCACCTGTGGGCCACCGGCCCCGAAGCTCATCTTGCTGGAATCAGCAATTTGCTGTCCGAGGCTGCAGCCCAAGTGGATGAGCCAGTGCCTGGGTACCTCTCTGCCCCCCAGAGCATAATGGACACCTGCCTGTACATCTTTACCTCTGGGACTACTG GCCTGCCCAAGGCTGCTCGCATCAGTCACCTGAAGGTCCTGCAATGCCAGGGGTTCTACCAGCTGTGTGGAGCTCACCAGGAAGATGTGATCTACCTCGCGCTCCCACTGTACCACATGTCTGGCTCCCTGCTGGGCATCGTGGGCTGCTTGGGCATTG GTGCCACGGTCGTACTCAAGCCCAGGTTCTCAGCTAGCCAGTTCTGGGAAGATTGCCAGAAGCACGGTGTGACAGTATTCCAGTACATTGGGGAGTTGTGCCGATACCTCGTCAACCAGCCCCCG AGCCAGGCAGAACATGGCCACAAGGTCCGactggcagtgggcagtgggctgCGCCCGGATACCTGGGAGCGTTTCGTGCGGCGCTTTGGGCCTCTGCAGATCCTGGAGACATACGGAATGACAGAGGGCAACGTGGCTACTTTCAACTACACGGGACAACAGGGTGCCGTGGGGCGCGCGTCCTGGCTGTACAAG cacctcttccccttctccgTGATTCGATACGATGTCCTGACAGGGGAGCCTGTTCGGAATGCCCAGGGGCGTTGTATGGCCACAGCTCCAG ACACCTTCAG GTGGAAGGGGGAGAATGTGGCCACTACGGAAGTAGCCAAAGTCTTGgaggccttggacttcctgcaggagGTGAACGTTTATGGAGTCAGTGTGCCAG GGCACGAAGGCAGGGCTGGCATGGCAGCCTTGGCCCTGCGACCCCCACAGGCTTTGGACCTTGTTCAGCTCTATGCCCACGTTTCTGAGAACTTGCCACCATATGCACGACCTCGATTCCTCAGGCTCCAG gaGTCTCTGGCCACTACGGAGACCTTCAAACAGCAGAAGGTTCGAATGGCGAATGAGGGGTTTGACCCCAGCGTGCTGCCAGACCCTCTCTATGTCCTAGACCAGGAAGTGGGTGCCTACCTGCCCCTCACACCTGCCCGCTACAATGCCCTCCTCTCTGGAGACCTTAGAATCTGA
- the Slc27a3 gene encoding solute carrier family 27 member 3 isoform X1, whose amino-acid sequence MAALLLLLPLLLLLPLLLKLDLWPQLRWLPADLAFTVRALRCKRALRDRALTAAAADPESPEGGCSLAWRLAHLARERPTHTFLIHGARRFSYADAERESNRAARAFLRARGWAGGRGDSGTRSTEEGAGAAPAAGDRETRGGTTAPPLAPGATVALLLPAGPEFLWLWFGLAKAGMRTAFVPTALRRGPLLHCLRSCHASALVLASEFLESLEPDLPALRAMGLHLWATGPEAHLAGISNLLSEAAAQVDEPVPGYLSAPQSIMDTCLYIFTSGTTGLPKAARISHLKVLQCQGFYQLCGAHQEDVIYLALPLYHMSGSLLGIVGCLGIGATVVLKPRFSASQFWEDCQKHGVTVFQYIGELCRYLVNQPPSQAEHGHKVRLAVGSGLRPDTWERFVRRFGPLQILETYGMTEGNVATFNYTGQQGAVGRASWLYKHLFPFSVIRYDVLTGEPVRNAQGRCMATAPGEPGLLVAPVSQQSPFLGYAGAPELAQGKLLKDVFWPGDVFFNTGDLLVCDKQGFLHFHDRTGDTFRWKGENVATTEVAKVLEALDFLQEVNVYGVSVPGHEGRAGMAALALRPPQALDLVQLYAHVSENLPPYARPRFLRLQESLATTETFKQQKVRMANEGFDPSVLPDPLYVLDQEVGAYLPLTPARYNALLSGDLRI is encoded by the exons ATGGCGGCCCTCCTGTTGCTGCTGCCCCTACtcttgctgctgcctctgctgctgaaGTTGGACCTCTGGCCTCAGTTGCGCTGGCTGCCGGCCGACCTGGCCTTCACAGTGCGCGCCCTCCGCTGCAAAAGGGCCCTTCGAGATCGTGCGCTGACCGCAGCGGCCGCAGACCCAGAGAGCCCCGAGGGCGGCTGCAGCTTGGCCTGGCGCCTCGCGCACCTGGCCCGGGAGCGCCCGACGCACACCTTCCTCATTCACGGAGCTCGGCGCTTCAGCTACGCGGACGCCGAGCGTGAGAGCAACCGGGCTGCTCGCGCCTTCCTGCGCGCACGCGGCTGGGCCGGGGGCCGCGGCGACTCGGGCACCCGCAGCACCGAGGAAGGCGCAGGCGCGGCGCCTGCGGCCGGAGACCGGGAGACTAGAGGAGGGACGACCGCACCCCCTCTGGCACCCGGGGCGACTGTGGCGCTGCTCCTCCCGGCGGGCCCGGAATTCCTATGGCTTTGGTTCGGACTGGCCAAAGCCGGCATGCGCACGGCCTTCGTGCCCACCGCCCTCCGCCGAGGGCCCCTGCTGCATTGCCTCCGCAGCTGCCATGCGAGCGCGCTCGTGCTGGCCTCAG AGTTCCTGGAGTCCCTGGAGCCCGATCTGCCCGCCCTGAGAGCCATGGGGCTCCACCTGTGGGCCACCGGCCCCGAAGCTCATCTTGCTGGAATCAGCAATTTGCTGTCCGAGGCTGCAGCCCAAGTGGATGAGCCAGTGCCTGGGTACCTCTCTGCCCCCCAGAGCATAATGGACACCTGCCTGTACATCTTTACCTCTGGGACTACTG GCCTGCCCAAGGCTGCTCGCATCAGTCACCTGAAGGTCCTGCAATGCCAGGGGTTCTACCAGCTGTGTGGAGCTCACCAGGAAGATGTGATCTACCTCGCGCTCCCACTGTACCACATGTCTGGCTCCCTGCTGGGCATCGTGGGCTGCTTGGGCATTG GTGCCACGGTCGTACTCAAGCCCAGGTTCTCAGCTAGCCAGTTCTGGGAAGATTGCCAGAAGCACGGTGTGACAGTATTCCAGTACATTGGGGAGTTGTGCCGATACCTCGTCAACCAGCCCCCG AGCCAGGCAGAACATGGCCACAAGGTCCGactggcagtgggcagtgggctgCGCCCGGATACCTGGGAGCGTTTCGTGCGGCGCTTTGGGCCTCTGCAGATCCTGGAGACATACGGAATGACAGAGGGCAACGTGGCTACTTTCAACTACACGGGACAACAGGGTGCCGTGGGGCGCGCGTCCTGGCTGTACAAG cacctcttccccttctccgTGATTCGATACGATGTCCTGACAGGGGAGCCTGTTCGGAATGCCCAGGGGCGTTGTATGGCCACAGCTCCAG GTGAGCCAGGGCTATTGGTGGCCCCGGTGAGCCAGCAGTCCCCTTTTCTGGGCTACGCTGGGGCTCCAGAACTGGCCCAGGGGAAGCTGCTGAAGGATGTCTTCTGGCCTGGGGACGTTTTCTTTAATACTGGGGACCTCTTGGTCTGTGATAAGCAAGGCTTTCTTCATTTCCATGATCGTACGGGAGACACCTTCAG GTGGAAGGGGGAGAATGTGGCCACTACGGAAGTAGCCAAAGTCTTGgaggccttggacttcctgcaggagGTGAACGTTTATGGAGTCAGTGTGCCAG GGCACGAAGGCAGGGCTGGCATGGCAGCCTTGGCCCTGCGACCCCCACAGGCTTTGGACCTTGTTCAGCTCTATGCCCACGTTTCTGAGAACTTGCCACCATATGCACGACCTCGATTCCTCAGGCTCCAG gaGTCTCTGGCCACTACGGAGACCTTCAAACAGCAGAAGGTTCGAATGGCGAATGAGGGGTTTGACCCCAGCGTGCTGCCAGACCCTCTCTATGTCCTAGACCAGGAAGTGGGTGCCTACCTGCCCCTCACACCTGCCCGCTACAATGCCCTCCTCTCTGGAGACCTTAGAATCTGA